A genomic region of Mugil cephalus isolate CIBA_MC_2020 chromosome 5, CIBA_Mcephalus_1.1, whole genome shotgun sequence contains the following coding sequences:
- the sncb gene encoding beta-synuclein isoform X2: MDVFMKGLSKAKEGMAVAAEKTKEGVAVAAEKTKEGVMFVGNKAKDSVGSVAEKTTGAMGNIAAATGLVKKDEFPSDMNPEEYGQEAMEGQGEAMLEPEGETYDESQN; the protein is encoded by the exons ATGGATGTGTTTATGAAAGGTTTGTCTAAAGCGAAAGAGGGGATGGCTGTGGCCGCGGAAAAGACCAAGGAAGGAGTTGCAGTTGCGGCAGAAAAGACCAAGGAGGGAGTCATGTTTGTAG GTAACAAAGCCAAAGACAGCGTGGGCTCAG TGGCTGAGAAGACCACTGGAGCCATGGGGAACATCGCCGCTGCCACTGGCCTGGTGAAGAAGGACGAGTTCCCATCTGACATGAAC CCTGAGGAGTACGGGCAGGAGGCCATGGAGGGCCAGGGAGAGGCAATGCTGGAGCCAGAAGGGGAGACATATGACGAGTCCCAG AATTGA
- the sncb gene encoding beta-synuclein isoform X1 has translation MDVFMKGLSKAKEGMAVAAEKTKEGVAVAAEKTKEGVMFVGNKAKDSVGSVAEKTTGAMGNIAAATGLVKKDEFPSDMNPEEYGQEAMEGQGEAMLEPEGETYDESQESQDYEPEA, from the exons ATGGATGTGTTTATGAAAGGTTTGTCTAAAGCGAAAGAGGGGATGGCTGTGGCCGCGGAAAAGACCAAGGAAGGAGTTGCAGTTGCGGCAGAAAAGACCAAGGAGGGAGTCATGTTTGTAG GTAACAAAGCCAAAGACAGCGTGGGCTCAG TGGCTGAGAAGACCACTGGAGCCATGGGGAACATCGCCGCTGCCACTGGCCTGGTGAAGAAGGACGAGTTCCCATCTGACATGAAC CCTGAGGAGTACGGGCAGGAGGCCATGGAGGGCCAGGGAGAGGCAATGCTGGAGCCAGAAGGGGAGACATATGACGAGTCCCAG GAGAGCCAGGACTACGAGCCGGAAGCATAA